DNA from Paraburkholderia sp. PGU19:
GGGCATCAGGATCACCAGCGCGAGATCGCCCGCGCCAAGCGCCTGCAGCAGCGCTGACAGCCCGAACGACACCGTCGTCGCCACCGCGAACCACAGCGCGCCGTACACGATGAACGCGCCGCGATTGCGCCAGCAACTGACGATGCTGAAGAACATCGCCTTGATGGTCGGCACGTCGTGCCACGCGGCGAGCACGGGCGCGAACCAGAACAGCATCGCCACGGGCACGTAGAAGGCGAACGCCGTCAGCACGGCAAGCGGAATGTCGCTATTGGCGACGGCTTCCGGCTGCATCGATTCGCCGCTGATCATCAGATGCAGCAGCATGCCGCCGTCCGCGAGCGCGGAACCCATCAGCACGATCGCCATCGCGATGATGTACAGCAAGCCGAGCAGCAGCAGGCGCTTCGACACCTGGCCGCCGTACGAGCGGAATCCGTCCACAAGAATAGTGGGCAGCACCGGCTTACCCGCGATGGTATCGCGGCACGCCGACATGAAGCCGACGGCGACGCCTGGAATCAGCATGAGCGGCAGCACGCCGCCAATGATGGGAATCAGCGAGATCGCCGTCATCGCGAGCAGGTACGCGAAGAACAGCGTCAGAAATGCGAGCGGGTTCCTGCGAAACAGCCAGATGCCTTGCCGGAACCACACATAGCCGGTTTTCGCCGGAACTTCGATCAGTTGCATGAGGTATGGATGCCTAGGGTCTAGAGTGCGGCGCCCGCAAGGCGCTCGCGCAGGATGCGCTCGAAATGACCCGGATCGTGCGGCTTGAGCAGTTCGGCGGCGCGCGGCATATGGAAATCATACAGGCGCGACACCCAGAAACGGTACGCGCCCGCGCGCAACATGTCGCCCCAGTGCCGGTTTTCGGCGGGAGTGAACGGGCGCACGGTCTGATACGAGCGCAACAGCGCGTCGACGCGCGCGTCGTCGAGCTTGCCGGTCGCGAGGTCGACGCACCAGTCGTTGACGGTCACGGCGACGTCGAAGAGCCACTTGTCGCAGCCTGCGAAATAAAAGTCGAAGAAGCCGCCGAGCTCCACTTCATGATGCGTGCCGGGCGCCGCATGCGCGAACAGCACGTTGTCGCGGAACAGATCGCAATGGCACGGGCCTTCGGGCAGCGACGCATAATCCGCCGACGCGAAGAACGCCTGTTGATGCGCGAGTTCTTCCGTGATCAGCGTGCGCTGCGCGTCCGTCAAAAACGGCACGACGCCCGGCACCGTCTCCTGCCACCACGGCAGGCTGCGCAGATTCGGCTGGTGATGCGCGAAGTCGCGTCCCGCC
Protein-coding regions in this window:
- a CDS encoding homoserine kinase, with translation MAVFTAVTEAQLAEWMRHYDLGEVVEFRGITSGIENSNFFLTTTRGEYVLTIFEKLTAQQLPFYLDLMRHLASHRVPVPDPMPRDDGALFGMLNGKPATIVTKLDGAPQLAPGVAHCVEVGQMLARLHLAGRDFAHHQPNLRSLPWWQETVPGVVPFLTDAQRTLITEELAHQQAFFASADYASLPEGPCHCDLFRDNVLFAHAAPGTHHEVELGGFFDFYFAGCDKWLFDVAVTVNDWCVDLATGKLDDARVDALLRSYQTVRPFTPAENRHWGDMLRAGAYRFWVSRLYDFHMPRAAELLKPHDPGHFERILRERLAGAAL
- a CDS encoding BPSS1780 family membrane protein, whose protein sequence is MQLIEVPAKTGYVWFRQGIWLFRRNPLAFLTLFFAYLLAMTAISLIPIIGGVLPLMLIPGVAVGFMSACRDTIAGKPVLPTILVDGFRSYGGQVSKRLLLLGLLYIIAMAIVLMGSALADGGMLLHLMISGESMQPEAVANSDIPLAVLTAFAFYVPVAMLFWFAPVLAAWHDVPTIKAMFFSIVSCWRNRGAFIVYGALWFAVATTVSFGLSALLQALGAGDLALVILMPASIIVTTMLYCSFYATYRGCFGVQSPGQPLPPAPSSSSPS